A region of Nerophis ophidion isolate RoL-2023_Sa linkage group LG28, RoL_Noph_v1.0, whole genome shotgun sequence DNA encodes the following proteins:
- the LOC133545585 gene encoding gastrula zinc finger protein XlCGF28.1-like isoform X1 has translation MDPLSPHIKDEEVAPLTSHIKDKEEDPLNPHIKEEEEENRISQQREHLEGLEEVDVNRMPVTGVPVKSEDDEIKGEGEERGGGEPPSSSSTQHMTTEADGDHCGGSQADKLLAPLSDSEDTTSHSPDTDDEDSKDDKTCHTDNTHFKCSHCDKTFKYPSDLKRHMRTHSGEKTFSCSNCGKGFIQSGYLKRHMTIHTGEKPFSCSICSKNFTLRYDLKIHMRMHTGEKPFPCSECGKSYVKNQSLKAHMRTHTGEKPFSCSICGKDFTRREHLEIHMRIHTGENPFSCTECGKSFVRNLTLKEHMRTHTGEKPFLCSICGKDFTHSQHLKRHMRTHTEEKPFSCSICGKDFTQKHHFKAHMRIHTGEQPFSCLICGKYFTRTDHFKKHKRIHTGEQPFSCSICGKDFTRRDHLKKHMSTHTGEKSFSCSECGKPFLRRSTLKRHMITHTGEKVLSCSVCGERFSSKYQCKKHKCAGENSSSK, from the coding sequence atggatccactgagccctcacattaaggaCGAAGAGGTGGCTCCACTGACCTCTCACATCAAGGACAAAGAAGAGGACCCACTtaaccctcacattaaagaggaagaggaggaaaacCGCATCAGTCAGCAgagagagcatcttgaaggactggaggaggttgatgtcaacaggatgccagtgactggtgtccctgtgaagagtgaagatgatgagatCAAAGGTGaaggtgaggagaggggagggggcgagcctccaagcagcagctcaacacaacacatgacaacagaagctgatggagaccactgtggaggatcacaagcagacaagctcttagctccactatcagatagtgaggacacaacgtcacactctcctgacactgatgatgaagactctaaagatgataagacatgtcacactgacaacactcacttcaagtGTTCACactgtgacaaaacttttaaatatcctaGTGATTTGAAaagacatatgagaacacactctggagaaaaaacattttcatgctcaaactgcggtaaaggttttatacaaagtggttatttgaaaagacacatgacaatacacactggagaaaaacctttttcatgttcaatctgcagtaaaaattttactcTTAGGTatgatttgaaaatacacatgagaatgcacactggagaaaagccttttccctgctcagaatgtggtaaaagttatgtaaaaaatcaaagtttaaaagcacacatgagaacacacactggagaaaaacctttttcatgttcaatctgtggtaaagattttactcgaagggagcATTTggaaatacacatgagaatacacactggagaaaaccctTTTTCCTGCACAGAATGTGGGaaaagttttgtaagaaatctaactttaaaagaacacatgagaacacacactggagaaaaaccatttttatgttcaatctgcggtaaagattttactcatagtcaacatttgaaaagacacatgagaacacacactgaagaaaaacctttttcgtgttcaatctgcggtaaagattttactcaaaagcaccatttcaaagcacacatgagaatacacactggagaacaaCCTTTTTCATGTTTAATCTGTGGTAAATATTTTACTCGGACAGACCATTTCAAAAAACAcaagagaatacacactggagaacaacctttttcatgttcaatctgtggtaaagattttacccggagggaccatttaaaaaaacacatgagtacacacactggagaaaaatctttttcctgctcagaatgtggtaaaccTTTTTTACGAAGAAGcactttgaaaagacacatgattacacacacaggagagaaagtgttgagttgcagtgtgtgtggtgaaagattctcttctaagtaccagtgtaagaaacacaagtgtgctggtgagaacagcagcagtaaatga